The DNA window TAATAAGACTATAGAATTTAAAAATCGTATTTCAGATGGTTGTAGTTTAGATGTTCTATTACCAGAAGCATTTGCAACTGTGAGAGAAGTCAGCAAAAGATTATTTAATATGCGACATTTTGACGTTCAATTAATGGGCGGGATAGTATTAAATCGCTGTTGTATTGCTGAAATGAGTACCGGAGAAGGTAAAACTATTACTTCAGTTTTACCAGCTTATTTAAATGCTTTATTAGGGCATGGTGTACATATAGTTACTGTAAATGATTATTTAGCAAAAAGAGATGCAAGTAATAATCAACCTTTATTTGAATTTTTAGGATTAACTGTTGGTGTAAATCTATCTGGTTTAACTATTTCAGAAAAGCGTCATGCCTACTTATCAGATATTACTTATGGTACAAATAATGAATATGGGTTCGATTATTTAAGAGATAACATGATTTTTGATATAAATGAAAAAGTACAACGTAAACTATATTTTGCATTAATCGACGAAGTTGATTCGATTCTTATTGATGAATCTCGTACTCCATTAATTATTTCAGGCCCTACTAACAATAGTTCAGAAATTTACTTAAAGATTAATCAATTAATTCCCAATTTAATTAAGCAGGATCAAGAAGATTCTGATACCTTTCAAGGTCAAGGGCATTTTTCAATAGACGAGAAATCTCGTCAAGTTAATTTAACAGAAAGAGGCTTGATATTAATCGAAAAATTATTAATTAAACATAAATTAATTAATAAAGAAGATTCTTTATATTCTTCTAGTAATATTACACTTATGCATCATGTGCTTTCTGCATTAAGAGCGCATACATTATTTTTTAAAAATGTAGATTATATCATAAAAAATAATACAGTTATTATTGTTGATGAACATACTGGACGTACAATGCCTGGTCGTAGATGGTCTGATGGATTACATCAAGCAATAGAAGCTAAGGAAAATGTACCAGTGCATAATGAAAATCAAACTTTAGCATCAATTACATTTCAAAATTATTTTAGATTATATGAAAAATTATCTGGAATGACAGGTACTGCATATACTGAAGCTGAAGAATTTAAAGCAATTTATAAATTAGATACTATTGTCATTCCTACAAATCGACCTATTATTCGTCAAGATTTGTCCGATTTAGTATATATGACAGAAAAAGAAAAATTATCTGCAATTGTAAAAAATATACAAGATTGTTATTTAAAAAAAATTCCCGTTTTAGTTGGCACAATTTCTATTGAAAAATCTGAAAAAATTTCAAAAATATTAAGATCAATAGGAATTAAACATAAAGTGCTTAATGCAAAATTCCATGAATTGGAAGCAGAAATTATTTCTCAAGCAGGATATCCTCAAGCTATTACGATAGCTACAAATATGGCAGGAAGAGGCACGGATATTATCCTTGGAGGAAATTGGAAATCTGAACTTATAAAATATAAAAAAAATTTAAATAGAACAAAAGTTAAAGAAATTAAAGAAGCCTGGAAAGTTAGAAATCAAACAGTCATCAAATTAGGCGGTTTACATATTATTGGTACCGAACGTCACGAGTCACGTCGTATTGACAATCAATTAAGAGGTAGATCGGGTCGTCAAGGAGATCCTGGTTCGTCGAGATTTTATGTATCTATGGAAGATAATTTAATGAGAATTTTTTCTTCAAATCGTATTATACAGACTATGCAAAAATTAGGTATGCGTTCCGGTGAAGCAATTGAGCATAAATGGATTACAAAAGCTATTTCTAATGCACAAAGCAAAGTAGAAAATCGTAATTTTGATATGAGAAAACAATTATTAGATTATGATGATGTTGCTAATGAGCAGAGAAAAGCTATCTATCATCAAAGAAACGAAATTTTGTATTCTGAAAATGTTCAAGAAATAATTCATAATATACGTAAAGATGTATTAAAATATTTTTTCAAACAGTATACTACGCAAGAATCCCATGTATCATTAAAAATAAAAGATTTGCAAAAAAAAATAAAAGAAAACTTTGATGTTTATTTATCAATTGAAGTATTACAAAATAATATTCATGTAATATATCAGCGTACTTTGGAAGAAATGCTAAAAAATTATCAAAAAAAAGAACAAAAAATTGGTTATAAAACTTTAAGAAATTTTGAAAAAAATATTATGCTAAAAACTTTAGATACTCTTTGGAGAGAACATTTAGCATCTATAGATTATTTAAGACAAGGGATACACTTAAGAGGATATGCACAAAAAGATCCAAAACAAGAATATAAAAGAGAATCGTTTACTATGTTCGAAAACATGCTATATACATTAAAACATGAAGTAATTAAAACATTAAGTACAATCAAAATAAATTCATTTCAATTTAAAATAAGCAAATGCAAGTAAAATTTTTTTAAATGTTATCTTTTAAACGAGCACGCAATCTTTTTATAGCTAAACTATGCAACTGACTGACACGTGATTCTCCAACTCCTAATACTAAACCGATTTCTTTTAAATTTAATTCTTGTTGATAATATAGATTCAATAAGACTTGTTCGCGTTTAGGCAAATTACGAATTTCTTGAATAATTTTCATTTTTAGAGTATTTATTAACAATAATTGACATGGATCTTTAGTGTCTTCAAGTATATTAATCCCTTTAAAACCAAGAGTCTCTTGGTAATTACCTAAATCTTCTAAAGAAAAAATTTGACTGCAATTAGTTTCTTGAAGCATTTTTTGATATTCTAATAAAGATACTCCGAGTTCTTCTGCTATTTGCTTTTCGGTAGCAGATAATCCTAATTTTTGTTCTAATCTTTGTATGGCAGATGCAATATCTCTTGCATTTCTTCTAACACTACGAGGAACCCAGTCACGCTCTCTGAGTTCATCTAGCATGCTCCATCGAATTCTGGAACGAGCATACGTAGAAAAACTCGCACCTTGATTAATGTCAAAATTTTCTATAGCAGAGAGAAATCCTATCATTCCTGATTGAATTAAGTCGTCTAATTCAACATTACTAGGAAGTTTAACTTGCAATCTTAATGCTTCATGACGAATCATAGGTATGTATTGTTTCCATAAAAAAATATCATTTTTGTTTAATACATATCCTGATTGAGTATACACAGTATTTGTATGCATTTTTATCTCATTTATTATAAATTTGTTATTTTATATATTGTATGCGAATAATAATTTAATAATTTATGCTTAAAATAGATATTTTGCATTTTTTGAGGTCAGATAAGAAATTTTATAAAATATATTTTTATTAAATTAAATATTTTTTGTTCCTAATTTATTAATTAAATTACTTTCGAGTACTACCATAGCACATGCATACTTGCGTTCGTCAGTTAAACTAAGATGTATATCAGTGATATTTAAATCTTTTAAAAGATTTTTGGCTATTGAATTTAATTTTAAATAAGGTTTTCCCAAATGATCGTGGAAAATTTCAAAATGCGCAAATGATAATCCTTTTCGCATTCCAATGCCTAGTGCTTTACTTGCTGCTTCTTTAGCTGCTAAATGTTTTGCAAGAAAATAAATAGATTTTCTGATATGAGTATTTAATAATCCATAATATTGAATTTCTTCATTCTTAGACAAAATTTTTTTTATAAATCTATTTCCATAATATAAAATAACTTTATTAATTCTTTTTATGCTTACAATATCTATTCCTATTCCGATTATTGTCATGTATTACGTGCCATATATATAATATTTTTCATTTCTTGAATAGATTTAAAAATACCTAATATTATACTTCTGCTAATTATAGAATGTCCTATATTAATTTCTTTTATATTTTCAATTTTTGCAATGTCATAAACATTAAAAATATTTAATCCGTGTCCTGCATGTACTTGTAAACCAAGGTCATTGCAATACTTAGAGCAATTTTGAATTTTTTTTAGTTCTATTCGTTTGTTTATTAAACTATTTTGATTTGCATATTTTCCCGTATTTATTTCAATACAGTCTGCAGAAATTTTAGAAGCAGCTAAAATTTGTTCTTTTATAGGATCTAAAAATACAGAAACTTTAATGCCAATATTTTTTAATTTTAAAATTAAATTATGTAAATTTTTTTTTTGTTTAATGATATCAAGACCGCTTTCTGTAGTAATTTCTGCTCTATTTTCTGGCACTAAACAGCAAGAATTTGGAAGTAATTTTTGTGCAATATTAAACATATTTTCTGTAGGAGCCATTTCTAAATTAATTTTTGAATGTATAATTTTTTTTATTAAAAAAAGATCTTTTTCATGAATATGTCGACGATCTTCGCGAAGATGCATTGTAATGCCGTCTGCTCCTGCAGATTCAGCAATTATAGCAACGTGTACTGGACTCGGATCTTTCCCTCCACGTGCATTTCTTAAAGTAGCTACATGATCGATATTAATACCTAAAGATAATTGAGACATAAATTTAGTTTTAAAATTTTATAATGATAACGAATAAAATATAAATATAAGTATATTATGTTTTTGTCAAGAAATATTATTATATATTCTATTTTTTAATTAAAAAATAAATTTAATTTAAACTATATTTAATAATATTAAAGCTTTTTTAGCTGCAGATTGTTCTGCTTTTCTACGCGTAGTACCGCGTCCAATCGTCTGTGTATTTAATCCATGAATTAAGCAATATATAATAAATTCTTGATTGTGCGATTCTCCTTGGATTTCTTTTAAAGAATAATTTGGTAATGGATATCGATTACTTTGCAAATATTCTTGTAATCTTGTTTTAGGATCTTTTTGTATATTTCCTGGTTGAATAATATTCAATCTTGTTTGATACCAATGAATAACTGTTTTATAAGTTGTTTGTATATTACTATCTAAAAAAATTCCTCCTATTAATGCTTCTATTGTGTTAGATAAAATAGATTCACGTTTTCGACCTCCTGTTTTAATCTCTCCAACACCTAAAAGTAAATAGTTGCCTAAGCAAAATTCATTTGCAATTTCTACTAATGTATAACCTCTTACTAAAGAGGCACGCATTTGACTTAAATCACCTTCTGCAATATTTAAAAAATTACGATATAATACATCTGAAATAATATAATTTAAGATAGAATCACCTAAAAATTCTAATCTTTCATTATGTTTATTACTAAAACTACGATGTGTTAAAGCTTGCTGCAAAAGTGTATTTTTTTTAAAAATATATCCTATTTTTTTTTGTAATGTTCTTGCAGTATCTATCTTCATATAAATAAGTAAATTTTAATTAATTAAAATTGTTTTTTGTTTAATTAAAAATATTTAAAATATAATTTATAAATCGTTATTGTATCTTTCCAATACGATGTATGCGTATTCCAGTAGGCCATTGATTTTCTTTTTTTTCTAAACTCATCCAGATTAAAAAAGCTTTTCCTACGACGTTTTTTTCAGGTACAAAACCCCAATATCTACTATCTGAACTATTATCACGGTTATCTCCCATGACAAAGTAATTACCATTAGGTACCACCCAATTACCTAAGCTTTGGTTAGATTGTGCATAGTAGTTATTTAATTGATCTTGATATATTGGTAACGTTAAAATATCATGACTATGATTTTCAATTTTTTCTTTTTTTAATAACATACGAATGCCCATAGAAACAGGTTTGTTAAAATCTAATTCTATAAATTCATTATTAATTTGATTTTTTTTTTGAAATAATAAAGTTTGCACGAAAATGCTTGGTACAGAATAACTATAAGTAGTTGATAAAGAACGTGATGAAGAAATTGTATGTTTTGAAATTACTTGCGGCTGAATAGTAATTTCTTTATTTATTGGATTATATGAGATTTTATCTCCAGGAATTCCAACGACTCTTTTGATATAATCTAATTTATTGTTTAAAGGATATTTAAATACAATAACATCGCCTCTGCATGGAGAATTAACGGATATCATAGTATTTTGTGTAATTGGTTCTTTGATGCCATATATAAATTTGTTAACTAAAATGAAATCTCCAATTAATAAATTTGGCATCATCGAACCAGAAGGAATTTGAAATGGTTCAAATAAAAAAAATCTTACTATAATTACTAACAATAATCCTGGAAACATTGATGCAATTGAATGAATCCAAGTAAAATATTTATTTTTTGTAAATTGAATTAATTTATTGTATTTAGCATCAGAATTAAGTTGTATTTTGTATATTTTGTTTTTTAAAAATTTTATAAAAACCCATAAAATTCCTGTAATTAACGTAATACTAATTAATAGTAAAGAAAATAAATTAATCAAATTTTCTCCTCAAATTATCCATGTATCCATATATTATTTTTTAACATCTAAAATAGAAAAAAAAACCTCTTGAGGTAAGCAAAAGTTTCCTATTTGTTTCATTCTTTTTTTTCCTATCTTTTGTTTTTTAAGTAATTTCTTTTTTCTACTTACATCTCCACCGTAACATTTTGATAAAACGTTTTTTCTTAATTGTTTTACTGTCCCTTTTGCAATAATTTGATTATTTATTGACGTTTGAATTACAATATCAAATTGTTGACGAGGAATTAATTTCTTTAATTTTGCTATAATTTTTTGGCTATAAATATGTATATAATTTTTATGTACTATGCATGTAAGAGCATCTAAAACTGTTTTATTCACAAGTGTTTTTATTATGACAGAGCTAGTTTTTTTGAAAAATTTAAATTTGTAATTTAAAGATGCATAACCTTTAGAAATAGATTGTAATCGATCAAAAAAATTTAATATAATTTCTGCCATAGGTAATTCGTAAACTAACATAACATTCATATCATAATATAACAAATTGATTTGTGTTCCTCTTTTTTCATTACATAAAGTAATTATTTTGCCTAAATATTCTGATGGAAACAAAATATAACATAAAGCAATCGGTTCTCTTAATTCTAATATGTATTTTTTTTCAGGTATTTGAGATGGTGATTGAATGTGCATAATAATTCTATCTTTTGTTAATACCTCATACATCACTGTAGGAGAAGTTACAATTACGTTGATCTTATATTCTCTTTCCAAACGTTCTTGAATAATTTCTAAATGCAATAATCCAAGAAATCCACACTTAAATCCCATACCTAATGCATAAGAATTTTCAGGTTCATAAAAAAAAGAAGAATCATTGTAATTGAGTTTCTTTAAGCTATCTTTTAAAGATGTATATTTTTCTGAAACAATTGGAAATATGCTTGCAAATATTTTAGGAGAAATTTTTTTAAAGCCAGGTAACATTTTTTGAGATGCACGTGAAGCAAGAGTAATTGTATCACCTACAAGTGCTCCATGTATTTTTTTAATAGAACAAGCAATCCAGCCTATCTCTCCACATTTGAGAGATTTGATATTAGTTTTTTCTGGAGTAAATATTCCCATATGAACAACAGAATAAATTTCTTGGGTGCTCATAATTTTTATTTTTACACCTTGTTTTAAATAACCATTTTTAATTCTAACTAATATAATTACTCCAAGGTAGTTATCGAACCAAGAATCTATAATTAATGCTTGCAATTCAGAATCGGGATTTCCACATGGTGGATTTAAATTATTTGTAATATATTCTAAAATGTAAGGCACACCTAAACCAGTTTTTGCAGAACACTGCAAAATATTATTTGATTTAATACCAATAATACTTTCAATTTCTTTAGTAATTTTTTCAGGACGAACATGAGGCAAATCTATTTTATTTAAAATCGGTATAATTTTAATTTGCATTTTTGATGCAATATGAAAATTCGCAATAGTTTGCGCTTCTATTCCTTGAGATGCATCAATAATTAACAATGCACCTTCGCAAGCTGATAAAGATCGAGAAACTTCATATGAAAAATCAGTATGTCCTGGAGTATCAATTAAATTAAACTGGTATTGATTCTTATTTTTTGCTGTATAATCTAGTCTAACACTTTGTGCTTTAATTGTAATACCTCTTTCCTGCTCTAACTCCATAGTATCTAGCATTTGATTTTTTATTTCATGAGAAGACAAATTATTACAAATTTGAATAAATCGATCAGATAAAGTAGATTTACCATGATTAATATGCGCAATAATGGCAAAGTTTCTTATATTTTTCATAAAAAATAAATTTAATTTGAGTTAGTATTAACTTAGTATTAATTAAAAATTTTTATATTTAACAGTTTTACATTATTTTTATATACACGATAATGATATTTTTATCTGTATATATTATGCTTAAATTTAATCATTAAAAATATAATTTAATAGAAAATTTTAAATATAAAAAAATCTAAAATCAATAAAGTTTATATATTGAATATATCATATACTTTATTTGTATAAAGTAAATATAGTTCAATTTATTAATTTTTTATATTACAAAATAAATATATTAAAATAATAACATAAAGTATTAAATAATATATTTTATACATACCTATTTTCATTATTTATTTAAATTGAATTTTTATAATTAAAATTTTAATAAAAATAAAATTTATTAATACTTTAAAAAATATAATTAAATTTTAAATTGAAAATAAAAATTTACTTCTTATTAAATAATAAGTATTATCTATTTAAAACATTTTGAAATTTTATTTTCATTTATCATATATATTTGCAATCAATATTTTAATTATATGAAATATATTAATAATCCTTATATCGTTGGACTCACCGGAGGAATTGGAAGCGGGAAAAGTACAATATCAAAAATGTTTAAAAAATTTAATATACCCATAATAGAATCAGATTTAGTTGCAAAAAATATTATTTTTTTCAAAAAAGACATTTATAAAAAAATAAAAAGTAAAGTAGGAATGAATACAAAATTAAAAAATAAAAATTTTGTTTTAAGAGAATATATTTTTGAATCTAGTCATAATTTATTGTGGATAAATCAATTAATACATCCGATAGTGATTCGAAAAATAAAAAATATAATCAAAAAATATACAAAATTTCCATATATCATATGGGTCAGTCCTTTACTAATCGAAAATAATCTTCAATTTTTTGTAGATCGAGTGTTATTAATTAACGTTGATCCAGATTTACAATTAAAAAGAGCATCGCTAAGAGACAAATTAGAAAAAGAAAAAATATTTAAAATTTTTAATTTTCAAATTTCTCAAGAAAACAGATTACAATATGCTCATGATGTTATTAATAACTATAATTTAGATACAGTAAAAAAAAAGGTTTTTTTTTACACAAATATTATTTAAGTGAATCTATTAAAAAATTAATAATGTTAAAAAATCAACCTTAAATCGATTTGTTTTTTTTAACATAATATATTTATTTTTATGATAAAAAAAATTTTAAAATAAAACTTTGTTATATTTATAATAACGTATTACATTAAAACTCTTAATTTTTATTATATTTAAGCTGTTAAAAATTTCGTAAAAATAAATATTTTAATTTTTAGTGCAACATGCAATTTCATAAAATATTTTGAAATAAGTTTATTTCGGATAAATATTATAAAATATATTTTTATTTATTTTTTAAAAATGAAAAAATTTTTTATAAAAATTTTATAAGTAGTTTTAATAACACAATATTAACCAGTTTGAATAAAAATTTATTAGGTATAAAATAATGTTTACTAAGTTCTTTTTAAATTTATCTCGTCAAATTAC is part of the Wigglesworthia glossinidia endosymbiont of Glossina morsitans morsitans (Yale colony) genome and encodes:
- the acpS gene encoding holo-ACP synthase, with the translated sequence MTIIGIGIDIVSIKRINKVILYYGNRFIKKILSKNEEIQYYGLLNTHIRKSIYFLAKHLAAKEAASKALGIGMRKGLSFAHFEIFHDHLGKPYLKLNSIAKNLLKDLNITDIHLSLTDERKYACAMVVLESNLINKLGTKNI
- the lepA gene encoding translation elongation factor 4 is translated as MKNIRNFAIIAHINHGKSTLSDRFIQICNNLSSHEIKNQMLDTMELEQERGITIKAQSVRLDYTAKNKNQYQFNLIDTPGHTDFSYEVSRSLSACEGALLIIDASQGIEAQTIANFHIASKMQIKIIPILNKIDLPHVRPEKITKEIESIIGIKSNNILQCSAKTGLGVPYILEYITNNLNPPCGNPDSELQALIIDSWFDNYLGVIILVRIKNGYLKQGVKIKIMSTQEIYSVVHMGIFTPEKTNIKSLKCGEIGWIACSIKKIHGALVGDTITLASRASQKMLPGFKKISPKIFASIFPIVSEKYTSLKDSLKKLNYNDSSFFYEPENSYALGMGFKCGFLGLLHLEIIQERLEREYKINVIVTSPTVMYEVLTKDRIIMHIQSPSQIPEKKYILELREPIALCYILFPSEYLGKIITLCNEKRGTQINLLYYDMNVMLVYELPMAEIILNFFDRLQSISKGYASLNYKFKFFKKTSSVIIKTLVNKTVLDALTCIVHKNYIHIYSQKIIAKLKKLIPRQQFDIVIQTSINNQIIAKGTVKQLRKNVLSKCYGGDVSRKKKLLKKQKIGKKRMKQIGNFCLPQEVFFSILDVKK
- the lepB gene encoding signal peptidase I, with translation MINLFSLLLISITLITGILWVFIKFLKNKIYKIQLNSDAKYNKLIQFTKNKYFTWIHSIASMFPGLLLVIIVRFFLFEPFQIPSGSMMPNLLIGDFILVNKFIYGIKEPITQNTMISVNSPCRGDVIVFKYPLNNKLDYIKRVVGIPGDKISYNPINKEITIQPQVISKHTISSSRSLSTTYSYSVPSIFVQTLLFQKKNQINNEFIELDFNKPVSMGIRMLLKKEKIENHSHDILTLPIYQDQLNNYYAQSNQSLGNWVVPNGNYFVMGDNRDNSSDSRYWGFVPEKNVVGKAFLIWMSLEKKENQWPTGIRIHRIGKIQ
- the coaE gene encoding dephospho-CoA kinase (Dephospho-CoA kinase (CoaE) performs the final step in coenzyme A biosynthesis.); translated protein: MKYINNPYIVGLTGGIGSGKSTISKMFKKFNIPIIESDLVAKNIIFFKKDIYKKIKSKVGMNTKLKNKNFVLREYIFESSHNLLWINQLIHPIVIRKIKNIIKKYTKFPYIIWVSPLLIENNLQFFVDRVLLINVDPDLQLKRASLRDKLEKEKIFKIFNFQISQENRLQYAHDVINNYNLDTVKKKVFFYTNII
- the secA gene encoding preprotein translocase subunit SecA; protein product: MFRKFFNKILGNTNDRALKEIQKLVLIINRFEPHMEILTDQQLSNKTIEFKNRISDGCSLDVLLPEAFATVREVSKRLFNMRHFDVQLMGGIVLNRCCIAEMSTGEGKTITSVLPAYLNALLGHGVHIVTVNDYLAKRDASNNQPLFEFLGLTVGVNLSGLTISEKRHAYLSDITYGTNNEYGFDYLRDNMIFDINEKVQRKLYFALIDEVDSILIDESRTPLIISGPTNNSSEIYLKINQLIPNLIKQDQEDSDTFQGQGHFSIDEKSRQVNLTERGLILIEKLLIKHKLINKEDSLYSSSNITLMHHVLSALRAHTLFFKNVDYIIKNNTVIIVDEHTGRTMPGRRWSDGLHQAIEAKENVPVHNENQTLASITFQNYFRLYEKLSGMTGTAYTEAEEFKAIYKLDTIVIPTNRPIIRQDLSDLVYMTEKEKLSAIVKNIQDCYLKKIPVLVGTISIEKSEKISKILRSIGIKHKVLNAKFHELEAEIISQAGYPQAITIATNMAGRGTDIILGGNWKSELIKYKKNLNRTKVKEIKEAWKVRNQTVIKLGGLHIIGTERHESRRIDNQLRGRSGRQGDPGSSRFYVSMEDNLMRIFSSNRIIQTMQKLGMRSGEAIEHKWITKAISNAQSKVENRNFDMRKQLLDYDDVANEQRKAIYHQRNEILYSENVQEIIHNIRKDVLKYFFKQYTTQESHVSLKIKDLQKKIKENFDVYLSIEVLQNNIHVIYQRTLEEMLKNYQKKEQKIGYKTLRNFEKNIMLKTLDTLWREHLASIDYLRQGIHLRGYAQKDPKQEYKRESFTMFENMLYTLKHEVIKTLSTIKINSFQFKISKCK
- a CDS encoding RNA polymerase sigma factor FliA, coding for MHTNTVYTQSGYVLNKNDIFLWKQYIPMIRHEALRLQVKLPSNVELDDLIQSGMIGFLSAIENFDINQGASFSTYARSRIRWSMLDELRERDWVPRSVRRNARDIASAIQRLEQKLGLSATEKQIAEELGVSLLEYQKMLQETNCSQIFSLEDLGNYQETLGFKGINILEDTKDPCQLLLINTLKMKIIQEIRNLPKREQVLLNLYYQQELNLKEIGLVLGVGESRVSQLHSLAIKRLRARLKDNI
- the rnc gene encoding ribonuclease III, coding for MKIDTARTLQKKIGYIFKKNTLLQQALTHRSFSNKHNERLEFLGDSILNYIISDVLYRNFLNIAEGDLSQMRASLVRGYTLVEIANEFCLGNYLLLGVGEIKTGGRKRESILSNTIEALIGGIFLDSNIQTTYKTVIHWYQTRLNIIQPGNIQKDPKTRLQEYLQSNRYPLPNYSLKEIQGESHNQEFIIYCLIHGLNTQTIGRGTTRRKAEQSAAKKALILLNIV
- a CDS encoding pyridoxine 5'-phosphate synthase, with protein sequence MSQLSLGINIDHVATLRNARGGKDPSPVHVAIIAESAGADGITMHLREDRRHIHEKDLFLIKKIIHSKINLEMAPTENMFNIAQKLLPNSCCLVPENRAEITTESGLDIIKQKKNLHNLILKLKNIGIKVSVFLDPIKEQILAASKISADCIEINTGKYANQNSLINKRIELKKIQNCSKYCNDLGLQVHAGHGLNIFNVYDIAKIENIKEINIGHSIISRSIILGIFKSIQEMKNIIYMARNT